One genomic window of Biomphalaria glabrata chromosome 9, xgBioGlab47.1, whole genome shotgun sequence includes the following:
- the LOC106075774 gene encoding uncharacterized protein LOC106075774 codes for MAQKPSLRPSTYNIVLVGKTGNGKSSTGNTILRRKSFREDCSSTSCTGSCELASVMFGDSVLNVIDTPGLIDTNRKRKEVLDELPNIMSLCPEGFHAFIFVLRWDVRYTEEEFETYKILLQFFGPDFLKVCVIAFTRGDIYNLSNSNVPFEQWLNAQTGALPLLFKDCNNKAVLFSNNFEHGDFDTNRTKSVEQLIRFIREGNSLYRNVNFAKAAKERKKLATKYNLPQLQAKYQTELSLLENEISYAMTIETSEKKPCLENFENESLQDEKIKKKETTIQGLKKLAQHTLALIDEDDGGTGLLDDFRQRMKELFEMISSLEKSQKNRELKLQKIAEYTLLLKNPPSIFGIVFSSIALAGTAVAGAVITGLTVAIPPLAAGVAVGAGVLVAANASSIGFNATKLKNYNELLKKLKDEIDSL; via the coding sequence ATGGCTCAGAAACCTTCACTAAGGCCTAGCACATATAACATCGTCTTGGTAGGAAAAACAGGCAACGGTAAAAGCTCCACAGGCAACACAATACTTCGGAGAAAAAGTTTTAGAGAAGACTGCAGCTCAACGTCATGTACTGGATCCTGTGAATTGGCAAGTGTTATGTTTGGGGATTCCGTTTTAAATGTTATAGACACACCTGGGTTGATAGACACAAACAGGAAACGGAAAGAAGTTTTAGACGAACTGCCAAATATCATGAGTTTATGTCCAGAAGGTTTTCATGCTTTTATATTTGTGCTAAGATGGGATGTGAGATACACGGAAGAAGAATTTGAGACATATAAAATTTTACTACAATTTTTCGGACCAGATTTTCTAAAGGTTTGTGTTATTGCTTTTACAAGAGGCGATATTTATAACCTGTCAAACAGCAATGTTCCTTTTGAGCAGTGGTTAAATGCACAAACAGGCGCCTTGCCTCTTCTGTTTAAAGATTGTAATAATAAAGCAGTACTCTTTTCCAACAACTTCGAACATGGTGACTTTGATACGAATAGAACAAAGTCCGTTGAGCAACTGATTCGATTTATTCGCGAGGGTAATTCATTGTACCGCAACGTCAACTTTGCaaaagctgctaaagaaagaaagaaattggCTACTAAATATAACTTGCCACAGCTACAAGCCAAGTATCAAACAGAGCTCAGCTTGCTGGAAAATGAGATTTCTTACGCTATGACAATCGaaacttcagaaaaaaaacCATGCTTGGAGAATTTTGAGAATGAATCTTTACaagatgaaaaaataaaaaaaaaagaaacaactattcagggcttgaaaaaattagctcaACACACACTTGCATTAATAGATGAAGATGATGGTGGAACAGGACTTTTAGATGATTTCCGTCAGCGCATGAAAGAGTTGTTTGAGATGATTTCAAGCCTCGAAAAGTCTCAGAAAAATAGGGAATTGAAATTGCAGAAAATTGCAGAGTATACTCTTCTGCTAAAAAACCCGCCGAGTATTTTTGGTATTGTTTTTTCAAGCATTGCTTTGGCAGGCACAGCTGTTGCTGGGGCTGTTATAACTGGTCTCACAGTTGCTATTCCACCGTTAGCTGCAGGAGTAGCAGTAGGAGCGGGTGTTCTGGTTGCTGCTAATGCAAGTTCAATTGGTTTCAATGCCACAAAACTTAAAAATTACAATGAGcttcttaaaaaattaaaagatgaaatagacagcctttaa